TGGCCAGAAAATAACGATTAATGCGGGCATACATACCCTATCAGGGTACTCTGCCCATGCAGACCAAAGCAACTTAGTTAACTTTGTAAAACGAATGCGACATAAGCCAGAAAAAGTGATCCTAGTGCATGGTGACGCAGAGGCTAAGCAAATATTAGCTAAACAATTGCAACAACAGGGAATTAGCGTTGTTTTTGGTGGCCTGAAAACAGGATGTGAGAGTTTATGTTGATTTTAGGGCGTAGGCTTCAGCTAGAGTATTGCAATCACCTGGGGCGCAGGCTTTAGCCTGCTTGCGTTGGTGTTTTTTTGGTGGGCTCAAGCCCACGCCCCTTGTGGCCTGAAAACAGGATGTGAGAGTTTATGTTGATTTTAGGGCGTAGGCTTCAGCTAGAGTATTGCAATCACCTGGTGCGCAGGCTTTAGCCTGCTTGTGTTGGTGTTTTTTTTGGTGGGCTAAAGCCCACGCCCCTTGTAGGCTAAAAACAGGATGCGAGAGTTTATGTTGATTTTAGGGCGTAGGCTTCAGCTAGAGTATTGCAATCACCTGGTGCGCAGGCTTTAGCCTGCTTGTGTTGGTGTTTTTTTGGTGGGCTCAAGCCCACGCCCCTTGTGGCCAGAAAACAGGATGCGAGAGCTTATGTTGATTCTTGGGATGCAGGCTTCAGCTAGAGTCTTGCAATCACCTGGGGCGCAGGCTTTAGCCTGCTTGTGTTGATGTTTTTTTTGGTGGGCTCAAGCCCATGCCCCTTGTGGCCTGAAAGCAGGGTGCTAGAGCTTGTTTTGATATTAAGTTCAGTTCCTTTTTTGTGAAATATTTGCTTTTTACAGGTATTCAACTAGAATACTGCGACCCCAAAAGCATGCGAATTTAAAAATCAATACTTATTGTGCATTAATGTGTGCTGATGGTGGGAAAATTTCAACATTTTTAAACATAGTACTTTTATAGTGCTTATCTTAAATACTTGCCTTTAGGAGCGATGAACCTAAGGGCGGTAGCGTACCTATTTTTAACTGACTACGTCCAAAGTTAAAAATAGGTCAATGTGTAAAATCATTATGTTTTTAGCGACAAATATTAAGTTAGCCTCTGAAACTGGGACATTATTTCAATGATTTTCGCGGCCTATTGGGGCTGTTTTGATAAAAGTAGTAAAAGCTAGGGTTTATAAGGGATGGTAAGAAATGGACCGTCTCAAAATGAATAAAAAGCGTCTCAGTGTGGTTTGAAAGGCTGAGGTTGAAAGTTGTAAAAAATCAATTCACTTAAGTCCAGTAGAATACTTATTTGGACAATGAAGATAGATGGAAAGCATAAAAATGAAAATTCTTGTTACTGGTGGCGCTGGATTTATCGGCTCTGCTGTTGTTCGTTATATCATTAATAATACTCAAGATAGCGTTATTAATGTAGATAAACTCACTTATGCTGGAAATCTTGAGTCCTTAATCAGTGTTGAGTCTAATAAGCGCTATTCATTTGAGAAAGTTGATGTCTGTGACCGCACTGAATTAGATCGTGTTTTCAAAACATACCAACCAGATGCAGTGATGCACTTAGCTGCTGAATCTCACGTTGATCGTTCAATTACTGGGCCATCAGACTTTATTCAAACTAACATAGTTGGTACTTATACAGTGCTTGAAGCGACTCGTGCGTATTGGAATCAGTTGACCGATGAAGCAAAGAAAGCATTTCGTTTTCATCATATTTCAACGGACGAAGTGTATGGCGACTTACCCCATCCTGATGAACAAGAAGGTGAATTACCATTATTTACTGAAACAACGCCTTATGCGCCAAGTAGCCCTTATTCAGCATCTAAAGCATCAAGTGACCACTTAGTACGTGCATGGTTACGCACCTATGGTTTACCGACAATAGTAACCAACTGTTCAAATAATTATGGTCCATATCATTTCCCTGAAAAATTGATTCCATTAGTTATCCTTAATGCGTTGGAAGGTAAAGATTTGCCTATTTATGGCAAGGGAGATCAAATTCGTGATTGGCTATATGTTGAAGATCACGCTCGCGCATTGTATACAGTTGTCACTGCTGGTAAAGTCGGAGAGACTTATAATATTGGCGGTCATAATGAAAAGCAGAACCTAGAAGTCGTGCAGACTATATGCGCTATTTTAGACGACTTAGTGCCGAAAAAAACTAAGTATGTTGAGCAAATAACGTATGTAACGGATAGACCAGGACATGACCGCCGTTATGCTATTGATGCAACTAAAATGAGTTCTGAATTAGACTGGCAACCAGAAGAAACCTTTGAAACGGGACTTCGCAAAACAGTCCTGTGGTATTTAGATAATTTAGAATGGTGTAATAACGTTCAGGACGGTAGTTATCGGCGTGAGCGTTTAGGTGTTTTTACTGGAGATCTAAGTTAATGAAAGGCATTGTACTGGCTGGAGGCTCTGGCTCGCGTCTATATCCCATAACGATGGGGGTTTCTAAGCAACTGCTGCCAGTCTACGACAAACCAATGATTTATTATCCGCTGTCGGTTTTGATGTTGGCTGGGATAAGAGATATTCTTATCATTACTACACCGGAAGATTTGGATAGCTTTAAGCGTCTGTTAGGTGATGGCAGCCAGTTTGGGATTTCCTTAGAATACGCTATGCAACCAAAGCCAGAAGGATTAGCTCAGGCATTCTTAATTGGTGAAGAGTTTATTGGCAATGAGTCAGTATGTTTAGTGTTGGGTGATAATATATTCTGGGGACATGCGTTCTCACCTAAACTGGTGAAAGCCGCAAGTAATGAATCAGGTGCGACAGTATTTGGTTACAAGGTTAAAGATCCGGAGCGTTTTGGTGTCGTTGAATTTGATAGTAATAGCCGTGCTATATCAATAGAAGAAAAGCCACAACAGCCCAAGTCTGATTTTGCGGTAACCGGCCTCTACTTCTATGATAACCATGTTGTTAAGTATGCTAAATGTGTCGAGCCTTCCGAAAGAGGAGAATTAGAGATTACCGCAATCAACGAAATGTATTTGAAGGCAGGTAATCTAAATGTAGAGCTATTGGGGCGGGGGTTTGCGTGGCTTGATACTGGAACTCACGATAGCTTACTAGAGGCGGCAACGTTTGTTGAGACGCTAGAAAAGCGACAAGGATTTAAAATAGCTTGTCTAGAAGAAATAGCCTTTTCGCAAGGTTGGATAGACAAAATTCATCTTCAAGAACGTGCCGCTTTAATGAGTAAAAACAGTTATGGGCAGTACCTGCTAACAATTAAATAGGATTTATGTATGGCATTTTTGACAGAACAAGAATTGGCGGCGTTGAACTTCAAAAGTTTAGGGGGAAATGTCAAGAATCAGTGATAAAGCATCTTTGTATAATACTGAAATGATATCCATTGGTGCTAATTCTAGGATTGATGATTTTTGTCTTATTTCTGGAAATGTTACTATTGGTAGAAACGTTCATATAGCGGCATATTGTAATATTGCAGGTGGGGCTCCTGGTGTTAAGTTTGACGATTTTAGTGGGCTAGCATACGGTTGTCATGTTTTTTCTCAAAGTGACGACTACTCCGGAAAAACGCTTACAAATCCAACAGTCCCTGATAAGTACAAAAGTGAAACATATAAGTCAGTGACCATTGGGCGGCACGTAATTGTTGGAGCTCAAAGTATAATCCTGCCGGGGGCTAATTTAGCAGAGGGGTGTTCCGTTGGAGCAATGAGTATGGTTACAAAGCCAACGAAAAGCTGGGGGATTTATTTCGGCATACCAGCTAAAAGGATTAAAGAACGTTCAAACGATTTACTGAAATTGGAAGAGGGGTACCTAAATGAAAACTGTTAAGTTTAGTGAACCTGCAGTTTTAGGTAGAGAACTTGGATACATTTCTGAAGCGTTAAATAGTAAGAAACTATGTGGAGACGGGCCCTTCACTAAGCGGTGTCAAGAATTTTTTGAGAAAAGATATGGTGTAAAGAAAGCATTGTTAACGACATCGTGCACTGATGCGCTAGAAATGGCTGCAATCTTGCTCGATATTGAAGAGGGGGATGAGGTAATTGCTCCATCCTACACTTTTGTTTCTACAGTTAATGCGTTTGTTCTTCGTGGTGCAAATATCATGTTTGCAGATAGTGAAGAAACATCTCCTAATATTTCTGTGAGTGAAATTGAGCGTTTAATTTCTCCGAAAACTAAAGCGATCGTTGTTGTTCATTATGCGGGTATGGCCTGTGATATGGATGCGATCATGGATCTAGCACAACGGCATGGTATTTCAGTCGTCGAGGATGCAGCGCAAGCGATAGAGGCTACCTATAAGGGCCGCCAACTTGGTACAATTGGTGATTTTGGTACATTTTCTTTTCATGAAACTAAAAATATAGGTTGTGGGGAGGGGGGGGTATTATTTGTCAATAATGAACGCTATATTCAACGGGCTGAAATAATTCGTGAAAAGGGCACGAACCGCGCATCATTCTTTCGTGGTGAGATAAATAAGTACGGTTGGGTAGATAAAGGTTCCTCGTTCCTACCTTCTGAGCTAAATGCTGCGTTTTTATGGGGGCAGTTAGAGAGCCTGGAAGAGATTCAATCAAAGAGAGTCGCTGTATGGGAGCGTTATTATAATAACCTTAACGGCAGATTGAAAAACTTTACATTAGCAAGTTTCGCATCAGAGCAGAGCAATAATGCACATATGTTTTTCTTAGTTGCAAAGATGCCAGAGTGTCGATGCGAGTTGCTTAAGTGCTTGAAGGAAAAGGGGGTTTTGGCTGTGTTTCATTATTTGTCACTTCATAAAAGTGAGTACTATCGAGCCAAGTATAATGGGCCAAAGTTGCCACAATCAGATAGGTATACTGATTGCCTAGTCCGATTGCCTTTGTTCTATTCTCTTAGTTTGGAGCAGGTTGACTATATTTGTGATGTTATTCTTGGTATAGGGGGTGATTGTGAATAAAGTTGTTCACCTGTGTCCGGTAAATAAGTTTATGCCAGCCTTTATTGAATTGATAAACAGTCGTTTATGTTGTGCTCACGAGTTTTTTGTTTATTCCAATGAGGAATACTCAGGAGATGCTGAGAATGTAACATCGCCATTTTATAGTGGTTTTTCATTGTCGAAGTTTTATACGATGGTTAGGTCTATGAATAGAGCTGACATAATCATTATTCATGGACTGTTTGATGTTAAAGTTATGTTTACTTTGGTGTTTATGCCGTGGCTGATCCGAAAGTCAAAGTGGATTGTTTGGGGTGGAGACTTATACGTATGGACGGGTAGATATACCTTTCGAGACAAGCTGTCTTCTGCACTCAAAAAGATAATCGTTCCTAACCTAAACTCAATGATTACCTATGTAAATGGTGATTATGCATACGCAGTGTCGCAATATAGCTCAAAAGCTAAGTTTGAAGAATGCATTGTGTATCCGAGCAATTTTTTTCGCTATGGCTTCGTGGATAAAGCCGTAAATGAAAGTAACATAAATCAAGTCCTTTTAGGAAACTCAGCGGATCCCCAAAATAACCATTTGGAAGCATTAGAAAAACTAAAGTCGATTGACGATGGAATAATGGAACTAACGATACCACTTTCCTATGGTTGTAAAAAAAATGCGGTTATTGTAGCACAAAAAGCGTCAGAAATGTTTGGTGACAGGGTTAGGATTATTAGTGATTTTATGACTCTGGAAGAATATTCCTCTTTACTAGCATCAATTGATTTTGCTGTTTTTTGTCATGACCGTCAGCAAGCAATGGGGAATATCATTACGCTACTTGGAATGGGTAAAACAGTCGTTCTTAAAAGCGGTTTATCGCATTCGAACTTCTTGACCTCTAAAGGGCTTGTATACAAGGATATTGCTTCATTATCCTTAGATTCAATCTCGAGAGAAGAAGGTATTCGCAACTCAGAGATCGTGTCTGCATATTTTAATGAAAGTAACTGTGTAATGCAGCTTAATAGAATATTTGGCGATAACTAGGGATGGATAGAAAGAGTGTATTGTATTTTGCTTTAGGTCCAATAGGAAGTGCAGCGATAAGTCTTATTACGCTGCCATTAATAACGTGGTATTTTTCCATTGAAGACGTAGGTAGGTTTTCACTATTGCAAACCTTCACTGGTTTTGCAACATTGGTGTTCTGTCTTGGCTTTGATCAAGCATTTGTTCGCTCTTTTTACACAAGTAAATTACCTCGGTCTTTATTCCTGAGTGCGTACGTACCACCTTTAATCTTGTATGCTAGTATTGTCACGGTAGCGTTGTATTTCTCTGATGCTCTGGACAGCTTACTCTTTGGGGAAAGTGGGACGCCTGAGCTGCTACAGGTGCTGGTTGTTTGCTGTGGATTATCATTTTCTGTAAGGTTTCTCTCTCTTATTCTCAGAGTAAGCGAAAGAGGGTTAGCATATTCTATTTCCCAGATGTCACCTAAGTTGTTGTTTTTGTTGTTGGTTTTTATTTCGGTTTACTATGTAAATGGCAACTTTATGGCATTGGCTATATCATATATGGCCTCATTGCTTGTAGTGTTTATTGTATTACTTTTTAATAATCGAGATTTTTTGTTTTGTTCGTCAGGTCCCTATAGTTACCTTTTGACAAAAAGTATGTTTGCTTTTGGTTCCCCCTTAATTATATCTAGTGTCGCGTTTTGGGGGCTGACAGTTTCAGATAAAATATTGATCGGCAGGCTATCTAGTTTAACCGAGCTGGGAGTGTACTCGGTTGCTGTAAGTTTTGCTGGTGCAGCTATCGTACTTCAAAGTATATTTTCTACAATTTGGGCTCCCCTGATTTATCGCTGGATTGATAAAGATAATATGGCTAAAGATGAAGTAGCTACACATATTAATATGATGGCTGATTTAATGCTGTTGATTATTGTGCTTGGTGTTTCTTTAGCAGGTAGTTTGTCTTTCGTTTTGGATTACATTCTTCCTGAGCAATATAGTCAAGCAAAGTACGTAATGTTGTCGTGTATGTGTTACCCTTTGTTTTATACACTTTCGGAAGTGACTGTTGTCGGGTTGCATGTAAAAAAACGAACAATAGTTTCGATGCTGATTACTCTGGTATCTTTTATTGTGAACTTATTTGGTAACATTATTCTAATTCCAGAATTTGGTGCAAAAGGTGCGGCATTGAGTACGGCAGTTTCATTTTGGTTATTTCTATTTTTGAGAACGGAATTTAGTTCTAGATATTACAGCAAGCTGCAAAGAATAAAATTGTACTTTATTACGCTTTTAGTGGTATGCCTTACTACGGTTAATTTGTTTTATGGTTCCGCGCAGGTAGCTTGTTTTTCAATTTTATGGTTAGCCATTGGCGTAGTTTATTTATCGCTAAATTATAAAACACTTGCTTATCTTAGACGATAACGTGGAGATGATTAATGATCGATTTTAAAATTTTAGATTGCACCCTTCGTGATGGAGGTTATTACAATGACTGGGACTTCAACGGTGAAGTGCTAACGAATTACTTAAATGCTATCGCGGAATCTGGAATAGAATATGTCGAGCTAGGTTTACGTAACTTCCCTAAAGGTGGCTTTCTTGGGGCATTTGCCTATACGACAGATCGTTATATTAATACGATAGACTTGCCTGATGGGCCAACCTACGGGGTAATGGTCGATGCGAAGACGATTTTAAATAGTGATATGTCAGTAGAGCTGGCAATTGATAGTTTGTTCGCTGATGCTGCTGATAGTAAAGTCAGCTTGGTTCGCGTGGCTGCTCATTTTGGCGAAGTCGAAGCATCTGGGCCCATTGTTAAGCGTTTAAAAGAAAAGGGGTACATTGTAGGTTACAACCTGATGCAAGCTGGTGGCAAACCGACTGAGGTGATTGCAGAAAAAGCGCGAATTGCCGCGAGCTGGAATGTTCTCGATGTATTGTATTTTGCTGACTCGTTGGGCAACATGGACGCAGACGAAGTACGTAGAATCGTCAAAACCCTGCGAACTGAATGGCATGGTGAACTAGGTATTCATACTCATAACAACATGGCTAAAGCTCTGGATAATTGCTTAGCTGCGAAGCATGCCGGCGTGACTTGGTTGGATGTGACAATTACTGGTATGGGGCGTGGCGCAGGTAATGCGCAGACAGAGAACTTGCTTGCGGTTGTTAGTCAAGAAACAGGACGCTATCAGCCTAAGTCTATTTATGAACTAGCTATCCGTGATTTCGAACCAATGCAGAAAAAGTATGGTTGGGGTAGCAATCTGCTTTACTTTATTGGTGCGCAACACAATGTGCATCCAACCTATGTACAGAATTTGTTATCAGACACCCATTACGGGCCTGATGAAATTGTAGGTGTCGTAAAGTATCTTAGCTATTTAAACAACAGCGAGTCATATAGTGATGAGACGTATGCAGCATCACTAATGTTTTCGGCCGCTTCTTCAGAGATATCTGGTAGTAATGCTTTAGCTGGTTCAGCCAAAGGTAAAAACGTTGTTATTTTGGCCAGCGGCCCGTCTCTATTTCGTTACAAGAAGGATATCGAGACATATTTGTCTGCATTGTCGGAAGACAGTCTCGTCATTGCAATTAACACTCTTATTGATTTTGAACAGTACATTGATTACTATTGCTTATCTGGTAATTCAAAGATGTTATCGCAATCAGGAGATTACAGTTCTCTGGGTAAGCCTATTATTCTGCCTGCTCATCGCTTCTCAACTGAGGAATTGGCTGGAATCAAAGCTAACGGTCAAATATTTGATTACGGTGTCGAAGTTAAGTCCGATACCTTCCTCGCCGGAGAGTCTAACTGCATACTACCTTATGACATCACCGCTGGCTATTTGTTCGCACTTTGCGAAAGCATGCAAGCTACGCAAGTTAAACTCATCGGTTTCGATGGTTACAGCAGTGGTGATTCGCGACAATCTGAGATGATTGAGATTTTTTCGAAGGTTAACAGTGCTCATTATACAGCATTAACACCAACAACGTATCCAATTTCACAAGGCTCTATTTATGGTGAAATTTAGCCAATATGATGTCATTGTTTTTGACTGTGATGGGGTTATTCTTGATTCGAATAACCTCAAAATTGACGCCATGCGAGTGGCGCTAGAGAATTTAGCTTACCCTCAATCTGAAGTTGATGCTGCAGTAGGCTATTTCGCAGTCAATTTCGGCAAAAGCCGATTTCATCATATTGCATACTTTGTTGATCATATACTCTCTGGCATTTACGACAGAGAGGCAGCCTATGATGCTTTGCTTTCCGATTACTCTAAAGCTTGCAAACAGTTATACATGACTGCTGAAATGACGGAGAACTTTAACTTAGTATTAGAGAATGTTAGTGCAGCTAAGCATGTTGCCAGCGGATCAGAGCAGGAAGAGTTGCGCCAAGTTTTCGAAGAACGCGGCTTAGCAAGACATTTTGGTTATATTCTTGGCTCTCCAACAGCCAAATCTGAAAACGTCGCACAAATTATTTCTGAATACAAAGAAAAAAAAATACTGATGGTTGGTGATGCGAAGTCAGATTTCGATGCGGCCAGAGTAAATAGTATTGATTTCGCATTTTATGCGCCCTACTCCAATGTGCAAGGGCAAATGTTAAACCACGCCTCAATGTACGGGTTTCCAGTCATACACAGCTTTAAAGAGGTACTCTAATGAATAAAGATAACTACGCAGTTATCATTCCGGCTCGTTTCAAATCTAGCCGTTTTCCAGGGAAGCCATTGGTCGATATCTGTGGTAAACCAATGATACAGCATGTATGGGAGCGTTGTGTTAGTGCTGTAGGACTAGCTAAAGTTTATGTAGCCACTGACGACCATCGAATCTCAGATGCAGCAATGAGTTTTGGCGCTCAAGTTGTCATGACCAGTGATAACTGCTTGACAGGCACCGATCGATTGGCTGAAGCGAATCATACATTGGATTTGGATTTTGTGATTAATGTTCAGGGGGATGAACCGTTGATCAATCCTGATGATATTCGCATGGTACGAGACCGCTTTTTGCAAACGGGTAATATTACCAATGCGATGTGCCGCATTCATAGCAAGGAAGAGTTCTTTAGCTTGACTGTGCCTAAGGTGGTTACATCTAAATCAGGAAAACTGCTTTACATGAGTCGAGGAGGGGTGCCGTTGAATAAAGCAGGCGAGTTCAAAGAGGGCTGGAAACAGGTATGTATTTATGCCTTCTCTCGTGAGCAGTTGAACTTCTTTGCCAGCAATGCAAAGAAAACACCGCTGGAACAGCATGAAGATATTGAGATCCTGCGTTTCTTAGAGAATGATTATCAGATAGATATGGTGCAAGTTGAGTCTGGTTCTATAGCCGTGGATGTGCCAACAGACTTAGATGTCGTTTTACAATTGATGCGAAATGAATCTAAATAGCAGAGTGAGAAGATATTCTTTAGTATATCGACTTTACTTTATCTTGATTAGTATAGCTTTATCTTTAATATACTCTCAGAGATCATTGTATAACGATAGAAATGATACTTTAGCCTATTTTAAACAGTTTTCATGTGAATTTGTTGCTAATCCGAATTGCTATCTTTTTGCTTCTGAATCAATAGCTGTGTTTTTCAATTTTTTTGTCGAAGCAAGTGCTAAAGTGTTGTCAGGGCTACCGCTCGACGCTCTACTTTCTTACAAGTTGTTTCTCTTTCTTTTTGCACTACTAGTAACGTTAAGCGCAGTTGCATTTTCTGTATGTCATGCACGTAATTCTATATTTGTCTTTATGTTGATTTTTCTTGATCCAAGATTTTTTGAATTATCAACTAATACATTAAAGCAAGGCTTGGCTTTTATTGCTATATTAATTTCTTTTGAACTTGCAATGAGAGGTAGTAAATATTCATTACTAGTAAAATTAGTGTCTTCTTTTTCTCATGTCTCGGGTGCAGTAGCCTTTTGTCTTGTTAGAAAGAAAATTAGCTTTCTTTCTATTTTTTGCATTATATTGTTTCTTGTTGTTTTTGAATTTATCGGCGGGCTGTCCTTTTTAGCAAAGTATTTAGACTATGGTAAGTTGCACTATTATTTAGCTCAGTCTGAAGGTGAGATTTATAGCTTTACTAGTGTTTTTTCAATGGTTTATATTTTTGTTATGGTGGCGGCTATTCCACTTTACCTAAAAACAAATGATGTCAAGTTTTTGTCATCATTTAACTTTGCTTTTTTTTGTTTTGTAGCTGCTTTAATAACTTATAAAATTGGTATTGGATATCGTTTTACATTCTACATGGCACCTTTTATTTCTCTTCTTGTTGACCGCTTAATGTGGAATGTTAAATCTCTATATGGGAGTGGCTATTACTACTTTTTTGTTTTTATTGTGCTGGTTGTTTTTGGTTCACGTTTTTTGGGTAATTACAAATTTATAATGGGACATATAGCGGGTTAATTATTATGAAAACACTCCCAGTTTTAATTCTGGTTTTTAATCGAATTGATGCCTTAGCACGACAGATAGCCGTACTAAAAATTTATAAAGCGCAACGAATTTTTATTGCTTGCGATGGTGGTAGACCAGAGAAAGAAGGTGAATTAGAGAACGTTGAAAAAGTTAAGCAAGAGTTGTTACACCTTATTGACTGGCCTTGTGAGATAAAAACCCTTTTCCGTGATGAAAATCTCGGTTGTAAACTTGCCGTGAGTCAAGCTGTGCAATGGTTTTTCGCTCAGGTTGGTGAAGGTATCGTGCTAGAAGATGACTGCATTCCGTCCCCCGCTTTTTTTTCTTATGTTGCCGAAATGCTGGATGTTTACCGCAATGATAAACGTGTGGCAACTATTGGTGGGCGGCGTGAGCTATTAGGTGAAGGGACCCCTAAGTTTTCATCAAAATTTTTTTGCTGGGGTTGGGCGAGTTGGGGCGACCGTATTAATGGAATAGATGTTGAGTTTGGTTATCAAAAGCATCTTCCTGCCAATATAAATACAGAGCTGAGCTTTGCCGAAAAACAGCATGTTAAAGGGATACACAATTTGATGCTGACAGGAATGGTTAATTCTTGGGCATATTCTTATGATCTGTGGTTTCGTGCGCAGGGGCAATTGCATTTAGTGCCCGCCAAAAACTACATATCAAACGTTGGCATCGGCAGTGGCACGCATGACACTAAGCAAAAAGAAGATGGTATTGCCTCACATGACACTTACGACAGTCTAACTGAACTGATTCCAGTGCAGCGTGATGCCGACTACATGCAAGCGTATTTTCGTCAAGTTTATTCACCGTTAAAAATATTACTGTTTCCATTTGTTGGTGATATTAAACGATTCTTAAGAAAGTTGAGCGCATAAGGTGGAATATTTATATTATACTGTTTCACCTGAAGGTGATCTTATTCTAGTTGATAGTAATGGTGGTGCACATAATGCAGATTATTCCTCCTTTGCACACCAGCAATTTGTTAATACTGTCGGGAATAATTACTCTAGTAGTCTGAATGCTTTAGGTGTCAGTGATTATTCGAATGAGATATTTTTACAATATTTTGTTCGCCAACAAGAGTGGAACAATGTTGCTAAAAAACATGTAAAACGACAGGCTGCTAAGGGCAAGAGCTTAAATGAGCGGTTGTGGAATGATTTATTAGTCCGGTCACCAAGATTAAATAAACCATTTAGTATGGGCATGTTTTATACAAAGCTGTTGGTGGCTGCACTAGCAATTTGGTTATTAGTTGTAGCGCGCAAGCTCAAATGCAAGTCTGATGTGCTAGCCCCTAACGCAAAATTATGTGTTGTAAGGTCCAAGGCCAGCTTATCTAAACTGCGTGCCGTAAAAGAGGAGCTTGGACTGACGATCATAAGTGAGGACATAGTATATAAAACGGACCTTATGCCATCAATGTTGTCGTACCTATCATATGGTGCTGTACTTAAAGCATTGCCTATTCTGATATTAGCCACTATTAAAGATGGAAAAGCAATTAATCGTGAGCTTGGCGTGTTATTTGGGGATGACTTACGGTTAGCGATACTAAATACTTACCCTGCTAGAATTGTCCTTAAGTGCTGGTATCAGTATGCCCTCGGTGGAATTGTTGATAAGTCCAATCTAGGTGCTCTTTACACTGGCAATAAAGAAGAATCGCTTTGCAATGGTAGAACA
This window of the Psychromonas sp. MME1 genome carries:
- a CDS encoding HAD hydrolase-like protein, producing MVKFSQYDVIVFDCDGVILDSNNLKIDAMRVALENLAYPQSEVDAAVGYFAVNFGKSRFHHIAYFVDHILSGIYDREAAYDALLSDYSKACKQLYMTAEMTENFNLVLENVSAAKHVASGSEQEELRQVFEERGLARHFGYILGSPTAKSENVAQIISEYKEKKILMVGDAKSDFDAARVNSIDFAFYAPYSNVQGQMLNHASMYGFPVIHSFKEVL
- the kdsB gene encoding 3-deoxy-manno-octulosonate cytidylyltransferase — its product is MNKDNYAVIIPARFKSSRFPGKPLVDICGKPMIQHVWERCVSAVGLAKVYVATDDHRISDAAMSFGAQVVMTSDNCLTGTDRLAEANHTLDLDFVINVQGDEPLINPDDIRMVRDRFLQTGNITNAMCRIHSKEEFFSLTVPKVVTSKSGKLLYMSRGGVPLNKAGEFKEGWKQVCIYAFSREQLNFFASNAKKTPLEQHEDIEILRFLENDYQIDMVQVESGSIAVDVPTDLDVVLQLMRNESK
- a CDS encoding EpsG family protein encodes the protein MYNDRNDTLAYFKQFSCEFVANPNCYLFASESIAVFFNFFVEASAKVLSGLPLDALLSYKLFLFLFALLVTLSAVAFSVCHARNSIFVFMLIFLDPRFFELSTNTLKQGLAFIAILISFELAMRGSKYSLLVKLVSSFSHVSGAVAFCLVRKKISFLSIFCIILFLVVFEFIGGLSFLAKYLDYGKLHYYLAQSEGEIYSFTSVFSMVYIFVMVAAIPLYLKTNDVKFLSSFNFAFFCFVAALITYKIGIGYRFTFYMAPFISLLVDRLMWNVKSLYGSGYYYFFVFIVLVVFGSRFLGNYKFIMGHIAG